One Cotesia glomerata isolate CgM1 linkage group LG8, MPM_Cglom_v2.3, whole genome shotgun sequence genomic window carries:
- the LOC123270075 gene encoding triadin-like: protein MRRAQALERLEELTNELNNLVQSKVNIHKEIKTKATSATNALRRFKKLDEEWRLASRRTPRATPGQTNEVVVVTDEAMDTGAEGDGESVIEDKRETVTKTGKKKDRSSPDPTCSQVTKKKDLRQSPPQRATMQRDERTKAIAWQKVQSKKEQRRQRKEQLPKQFPEEPRPEPKRKKSRKWIRPDALIIRPAEPAKYAEILRKIKNDVPDEQVRTTVDKIHKTRAGNMLITLSRKSSDKGQALQKTIEGILQEEAKCKSSVDRSKLCIRCGQEGHKIAGCKNPAKCALCAENQSAENSAHYAGNHKCPVFQEALQRLINKRT, encoded by the exons ATGAGGAGAGCGCAAGCGCTGGAACGCCTGGAGGAGCTGACTAATGAGTTAAATAATCTCGTTCAGTCAAaagtcaatatccacaaggagatcaagaCCAAGGCGACTAGTGCAACTAACGCCCTTCGaaggttcaaaaaactggatGAAGAATGGCGATTAGCATCGCGACGCACTCCCCGTGCTACACCGGGGCAAACCAACGAAGTTGTAGTTgtgactgacgaagcaatggataccggagccgaaggtgacggtgaatcggTCATCGAAGACAAACGAGAAACTGTCACAAagactggaaaaaaaaaagatcgaTCCTCTCCAGACCCAACGTGCAGCCAAGTCACCAAGAAGAAGGACCTGAGACAAAGCCCTCCACAAAGAGCGACAATGCAAAGGGACGAACGGACAAAAGCGATTGCTTGGCAGAAAGTCCAGTCCAAGAAAGAACAAAGAAGGCAAAGGAAAGAACAGCTCCCAAAGCAATTTCCCGAGGAGCCCCGTCCTGAACCTAAACGGAAGAAATCGCGAAAGTGGATCAGGCcagacgcactgatcatccgcccagcTGAGCCGGCGAAGTACGCTGAGATTttgcgtaaaataaaaaatgatgtccCTGACGAGCAGGTCCGTACTACGGTGGATAAGATCCATAAAACTAGGGCCGGAAACATGCTGATTACGCTCTCTAGGAAGAGCTCCGATAAAGGCCAAGCTTTACAGAAAACCATCGAGGGCATCCTACAAgaagaggccaaa TGCAAAAGTAGCGTAGACCGATCTAAGCTTTGcatcaggtgcggacaagaggggCACAAGATCGCTGGTTGTAAGAATCCAGCCAAATGTGCATTATGCGCTGAAAACCAAAGCGCAGAGAACTCTGCCCACTACGCCGGCAACCACAAATGCCCGGTATTCCAAGAGGCGCTTCAGAGgttaataaacaaaagaacatga